The Nitrospira tepida genome includes a window with the following:
- the dapB gene encoding 4-hydroxy-tetrahydrodipicolinate reductase, with product MINTIVVGAAGRMGGRLISLIKDSTSLTLSGAVETAGHRALGEDAGEQAGCGRLGVAITDHLPALLEQGEVVIDFSSPASSLANLGEVSKRKRAMVIGTTGFTPQETGELKRLAQQVPCVFSPNMSVGVNVLFKVLAEIAKTLGEEYDIEVIEAHHRLKKDAPSGTAMKIAEVLARAMNRDLGQVGVYERHGMIGERTRQEIGVQTIRAGDIVGDHTVLFGGLGERIEVTHRAHSRDAFARGALRAAQWVVAQPPGLYDMLDVLRLR from the coding sequence ATGATTAACACCATCGTGGTCGGAGCAGCCGGTCGCATGGGGGGCCGCTTGATCTCGTTGATCAAGGACTCCACATCGCTCACGCTGAGCGGCGCTGTTGAAACCGCAGGGCATCGCGCCCTTGGAGAAGACGCCGGTGAGCAGGCCGGATGTGGTCGCCTCGGCGTTGCGATTACCGATCATCTCCCTGCGCTTTTAGAGCAAGGCGAGGTGGTGATCGACTTTTCATCTCCTGCTTCAAGCCTCGCGAACCTTGGAGAGGTCTCGAAACGAAAGCGGGCCATGGTGATCGGCACCACCGGCTTCACTCCACAAGAAACAGGCGAATTGAAACGCCTGGCGCAGCAGGTGCCCTGCGTCTTCTCACCTAACATGAGCGTCGGCGTGAACGTGCTCTTCAAGGTCTTGGCGGAGATCGCCAAGACGTTGGGCGAGGAATACGATATCGAAGTGATCGAGGCTCACCACCGGCTGAAGAAAGACGCGCCGAGCGGGACGGCGATGAAGATCGCCGAAGTCTTGGCCCGCGCCATGAATCGGGATCTCGGTCAGGTCGGCGTGTATGAACGCCATGGCATGATCGGGGAACGGACGCGTCAGGAGATCGGGGTCCAGACCATCCGCGCCGGCGACATCGTCGGGGACCATACGGTCCTCTTCGGCGGCCTGGGCGAACGCATCGAAGTCACCCACCGCGCGCACAGCCGCGATGCCTTCGCCCGCGGGGCGCTCCGAGCCGCCCAGTGGGTCGTCGCCCAGCCTCCGGGTCTGTACGACATGCTGGATGTACTGAGGCTCCGATAG
- the dapA gene encoding 4-hydroxy-tetrahydrodipicolinate synthase, whose protein sequence is MFTGSIVAIVTPFRNGKVDERALGDLIEFQIVNGTAGIVPCGTTGESATLSHEEHDRVVALTVEVVKRRVPVIAGTGSNSTDEAIALTKHAKQAGADGALLITPYYNKPTQEGLFRHYKAVAEAVDLPLVLYNIPGRTGVNLLPVTVSRLTACSNIVGIKEGSGSVQQTSDIVQMCGERITVLSGDDPLTLPIMALGGKGVITVTANLLPKDMSAMAAAALANRWDEARRLHYKLSPLFAALFLETNPIPVKEALGLMGKIDPELRLPLCPLLPDNRDRLTRVLKDYGLI, encoded by the coding sequence ATGTTTACCGGATCCATCGTCGCGATCGTCACGCCGTTTCGGAACGGCAAGGTTGACGAGCGCGCGCTCGGCGACTTGATCGAATTTCAGATCGTCAACGGCACGGCCGGCATTGTGCCCTGCGGGACGACCGGCGAGTCCGCCACGCTCTCGCACGAGGAACATGATCGCGTCGTGGCGTTGACCGTGGAGGTGGTGAAGCGCCGGGTGCCGGTCATTGCCGGAACCGGCTCAAACAGCACGGATGAGGCCATTGCCCTGACTAAACACGCCAAGCAGGCGGGAGCGGACGGGGCACTGTTGATTACCCCCTATTACAACAAACCCACACAGGAGGGGCTGTTCCGTCACTATAAGGCCGTGGCGGAGGCCGTCGATCTTCCCCTGGTGCTCTACAACATCCCCGGCCGGACGGGGGTCAACCTGCTGCCGGTCACGGTTTCGCGCCTGACTGCTTGTTCCAATATCGTCGGGATCAAGGAGGGCAGCGGATCGGTCCAGCAGACGTCCGATATCGTGCAGATGTGCGGGGAGCGCATCACGGTCTTATCGGGGGACGACCCCTTGACCTTGCCGATCATGGCCTTGGGCGGCAAGGGGGTCATCACCGTCACCGCCAACCTTCTTCCCAAGGACATGTCGGCGATGGCCGCAGCGGCCTTGGCGAACCGCTGGGATGAGGCTCGGCGGCTGCACTACAAACTGTCCCCGCTCTTTGCGGCGCTCTTTTTGGAAACCAACCCGATCCCCGTGAAGGAAGCCCTTGGTCTCATGGGGAAGATTGATCCGGAATTGCGGTTGCCTCTCTGTCCGCTCCTGCCCGACAACCGGGATCGTCTGACGCGGGTGCTCAAGGATTACGGCCTCATCTGA